One segment of Chlorocebus sabaeus isolate Y175 chromosome 24, mChlSab1.0.hap1, whole genome shotgun sequence DNA contains the following:
- the AREL1 gene encoding apoptosis-resistant E3 ubiquitin protein ligase 1 isoform X1 → MFYVIGGITVSVVAFFFTIKFLFELAARVVSFLQNEDRERRGDRTIYDYVRGNYLDPRSCKVSWDWKDPYEVGHSMAFRVHLFYKNGQPFPAHRPVGLRVHISHVELAVEIPVTQEVLQEPNSNVVKVAFTVRKAGRYEITVKLGGLNVAYSPYYKIFQPGMVVPSKTKIVCHFSTLVLTCGQPHTLQIVPRDEYDNPTNNSMSLRDEHNYTLSIHELGPQEEESTGVSFEKSVTSNRQTFQVFLRLTLHSRGCFHACISYQNQPINNGEFDIIVLSEDEKNIVERNVSTSGVSIYFEAYLYNATNCSSTPWHLPPMHMTSSQRRPSTAVDEEDEDSPSECHTPEKVKKPKKVYCYVSPKQFSVKEFYLKIIPWRLYTFRVCPGTKFSYLGPDPVHKLLTLVVDDGIQPPVELSCKERNILAATFIRSLHKNIGGSETFQDKVNFFQRELRQVHMKRPHSKVTLKVSRHALLESSLKATRNFSISDWSKNFEVVFQDEEALDWGGPRREWFELICKALFDTTNQLFTRFSDNNQALVHPNPNRPAHLRLKMYEFAGRLVGKCLYESSLGGAYKQLVRARFTRSFLAQIIGLRMHYKYFETDDPEFYKSKVCFILNNDMSEMELVFAEEKYNKSGQLDKVVELMTGGAQTPVTNANKIFYLNLLAQYRLASQVKEEVEHFLKGLNELVPENLLAIFDENELELLMCGTGDISVSDFKAHAVVVGGSWHFREKVMRWFWTVVSSLTQEELARLLQFTTGSSQLPPGGFAALCPSFQIIAAPTHSTLPTAHTCFNQLCLPTYDSYEEVHRMLQLAISEGCEGFGML, encoded by the exons TTATTCTATAAGAACGGGCAGCCTTTCCCTGCACATCGGCCTGTGGGACTAAGAGTTCACATCTCTCATGTCGAGCTAGCAGTGGAAATTCCAGTGACCCAGGAAGTCCTTCAGGAGCCCAATTCCAATGTGGTAAAAGTGGCCTTCACTGTGCGCAAGGCTGGGCGTTATGAAATCACAGTGAAGCTTGGTGGATTAAATGTGGCATATAGTCCCTACTACAAAATTTTTCAACCTG GAATGGTGGTTCCTTCTAAGACCAAAATTGTGTGCCACTTTTCTACTCTTGTATTGACCTGTGGGCAGCCGCACACTCTTCAAATAGTACCCCGAGATGAGTATGATAATCCCACCAACAATTCCATGTCCTTGAGAGATGAGCACAATTACACCTTGTCCATTCATGAG CTCGGCCCTCAAGAAGAAGAGAGTACTGGTGTCTCATTTGAGAAGTCAGTGACATCCAACAGGCAGACTTTCCAGGTGTTCTTGCGACTCACCCTGCATTCTCGAGGCTGCTTCCATGCCTGCATTTCATACCAAAATCAGCCAATCAATAATGGCGAATTTGACATTATTGTCCTAAGTG AGGATGAGAAGAATATCGTCGAACGCAATGTGTCCACTTCAGGTGTGAGCATTTACTTTGAGGCCTATCTTTATAATGCTACCAACTGTAGCAGCACTCCATGGCACCTGCCACCCATGCACATGACCTCTTCCCAGCGCCGGCCATCCACTGCTGTTGACGAGGAAGATGAAGACTCGCCCTCTGAGTGCCACACCCCTGAGAAGGTGAAGAAACCGAAGAAGGTGTACTGCTATGTGTCACCAAAG CAATTCTCAGTGAAGGAGTTCTACCTGAAGATCATCCCCTGGCGCCTTTACACCTTCCGAGTGTGTCCAGGAACAAAA TTTTCATACCTTGGTCCTGACCCTGTCCATAAGCTCCTCACACTGGTGGTGGATGATGGCATTCAACCTCCTGTGGAGCTCAGCTGTAAGGAGAGGAACATTCTGGCTGCCACTTTTATCCGCTCCCTGCATAAGAACATAG gaggctctGAGACCTTTCAGGACAAGGTGAACTTTTTCCAGCGAGAGCTTCGGCAGGTCCACATGAAAAGACCACATTCCAAAGTTACCCTGAAGGTCAGCAGGCATGCCTTATTGGAATCG TCTCTGAAAGCCACTCGGAATTTCTCCATCTCAGATTGGAGCAAGAACTTTGAGGTTGTTTTCCAGGATGAAGAAG CTCTGGACTGGGGAGGGCCTCGCCGGGAATGGTTTGAGCTCATCTGCAAAGCGCTGTTTGATACCACCAATCAGCTCTTCACCCGGTTCAGTGACAACAACCAAGCACTA GTGCATCCCAACCCTAATCGCCCCGCTCATCTGCGCCTGAAAATGTATGAGTTTGCCGGACGGCTCGTGGGTAAGTGTCTCTACGAGTCCTCTCTAGGAGGAGCCTACAAGCAGTTGGTTCGAGCTCGCTTCACCCGCTCTTTCCTGGCCCAAATCATAGGACTGCGTATGCATTACAAG TACTTTGAAACAGATGACCCAGAATTCTACAAatctaaagtttgttttatcctCAACAATGACATGAGTGAGATGGAGCTGGTCTTTGCAGAAGAGAAATATAATAAATCAGGTCAATTGGATAAG GTTGTAGAACTCATGACAGGTGGAGCTCAAACTCCAGTCACCAATGCGAATAAAATCTTCTATTTAAATTTGCTGGCCCAATATCGGCTGGCCAGTCAAGTGAAAGAGGAGGTGGAACATTTCCTAAAAG GCCTGAATGAATTGGTCCCTGAGAACCTTTTGGCTATTTTTGATGAGAATGAGCTTGAG CTTCTGATGTGTGGGACTGGAGACATCAGTGTGTCTGACTTCAAAGCTCATGCGGTAGTTGTTGGTGGCTCATGGCATTTCAGAGAAAAG GTCATGAGGTGGTTTTGGACTGTGGTTTCCAGTCTGACCCAGGAGGAGCTGGCTCGGCTTCTTCAGTTCACAACAGGCTCCTCTCAGCTACCACCTGGAGGCTTTGCCGCCCTCTGTCCCTCATTTCAGATTATTGCCGCTCCGACCCATAGCACGCTGCCTACTGCACACACATG TTTTAACCAGCTGTGCCTCCCTACATATGACTCCTATGAAGAGGTGCACAGGATGCTGCAGCTGGCCATCAGCGAGGGTTGCGAGGGCTTTGGCATGCTCTGA
- the AREL1 gene encoding apoptosis-resistant E3 ubiquitin protein ligase 1 isoform X2, giving the protein MFYVIGGITVSVVAFFFTIKFLFELAARVVSFLQNEDRERRGDRTIYDYVRGNYLDPRSCKVSWDWKDPYELFYKNGQPFPAHRPVGLRVHISHVELAVEIPVTQEVLQEPNSNVVKVAFTVRKAGRYEITVKLGGLNVAYSPYYKIFQPGMVVPSKTKIVCHFSTLVLTCGQPHTLQIVPRDEYDNPTNNSMSLRDEHNYTLSIHELGPQEEESTGVSFEKSVTSNRQTFQVFLRLTLHSRGCFHACISYQNQPINNGEFDIIVLSEDEKNIVERNVSTSGVSIYFEAYLYNATNCSSTPWHLPPMHMTSSQRRPSTAVDEEDEDSPSECHTPEKVKKPKKVYCYVSPKQFSVKEFYLKIIPWRLYTFRVCPGTKFSYLGPDPVHKLLTLVVDDGIQPPVELSCKERNILAATFIRSLHKNIGGSETFQDKVNFFQRELRQVHMKRPHSKVTLKVSRHALLESSLKATRNFSISDWSKNFEVVFQDEEALDWGGPRREWFELICKALFDTTNQLFTRFSDNNQALVHPNPNRPAHLRLKMYEFAGRLVGKCLYESSLGGAYKQLVRARFTRSFLAQIIGLRMHYKYFETDDPEFYKSKVCFILNNDMSEMELVFAEEKYNKSGQLDKVVELMTGGAQTPVTNANKIFYLNLLAQYRLASQVKEEVEHFLKGLNELVPENLLAIFDENELELLMCGTGDISVSDFKAHAVVVGGSWHFREKVMRWFWTVVSSLTQEELARLLQFTTGSSQLPPGGFAALCPSFQIIAAPTHSTLPTAHTCFNQLCLPTYDSYEEVHRMLQLAISEGCEGFGML; this is encoded by the exons TTATTCTATAAGAACGGGCAGCCTTTCCCTGCACATCGGCCTGTGGGACTAAGAGTTCACATCTCTCATGTCGAGCTAGCAGTGGAAATTCCAGTGACCCAGGAAGTCCTTCAGGAGCCCAATTCCAATGTGGTAAAAGTGGCCTTCACTGTGCGCAAGGCTGGGCGTTATGAAATCACAGTGAAGCTTGGTGGATTAAATGTGGCATATAGTCCCTACTACAAAATTTTTCAACCTG GAATGGTGGTTCCTTCTAAGACCAAAATTGTGTGCCACTTTTCTACTCTTGTATTGACCTGTGGGCAGCCGCACACTCTTCAAATAGTACCCCGAGATGAGTATGATAATCCCACCAACAATTCCATGTCCTTGAGAGATGAGCACAATTACACCTTGTCCATTCATGAG CTCGGCCCTCAAGAAGAAGAGAGTACTGGTGTCTCATTTGAGAAGTCAGTGACATCCAACAGGCAGACTTTCCAGGTGTTCTTGCGACTCACCCTGCATTCTCGAGGCTGCTTCCATGCCTGCATTTCATACCAAAATCAGCCAATCAATAATGGCGAATTTGACATTATTGTCCTAAGTG AGGATGAGAAGAATATCGTCGAACGCAATGTGTCCACTTCAGGTGTGAGCATTTACTTTGAGGCCTATCTTTATAATGCTACCAACTGTAGCAGCACTCCATGGCACCTGCCACCCATGCACATGACCTCTTCCCAGCGCCGGCCATCCACTGCTGTTGACGAGGAAGATGAAGACTCGCCCTCTGAGTGCCACACCCCTGAGAAGGTGAAGAAACCGAAGAAGGTGTACTGCTATGTGTCACCAAAG CAATTCTCAGTGAAGGAGTTCTACCTGAAGATCATCCCCTGGCGCCTTTACACCTTCCGAGTGTGTCCAGGAACAAAA TTTTCATACCTTGGTCCTGACCCTGTCCATAAGCTCCTCACACTGGTGGTGGATGATGGCATTCAACCTCCTGTGGAGCTCAGCTGTAAGGAGAGGAACATTCTGGCTGCCACTTTTATCCGCTCCCTGCATAAGAACATAG gaggctctGAGACCTTTCAGGACAAGGTGAACTTTTTCCAGCGAGAGCTTCGGCAGGTCCACATGAAAAGACCACATTCCAAAGTTACCCTGAAGGTCAGCAGGCATGCCTTATTGGAATCG TCTCTGAAAGCCACTCGGAATTTCTCCATCTCAGATTGGAGCAAGAACTTTGAGGTTGTTTTCCAGGATGAAGAAG CTCTGGACTGGGGAGGGCCTCGCCGGGAATGGTTTGAGCTCATCTGCAAAGCGCTGTTTGATACCACCAATCAGCTCTTCACCCGGTTCAGTGACAACAACCAAGCACTA GTGCATCCCAACCCTAATCGCCCCGCTCATCTGCGCCTGAAAATGTATGAGTTTGCCGGACGGCTCGTGGGTAAGTGTCTCTACGAGTCCTCTCTAGGAGGAGCCTACAAGCAGTTGGTTCGAGCTCGCTTCACCCGCTCTTTCCTGGCCCAAATCATAGGACTGCGTATGCATTACAAG TACTTTGAAACAGATGACCCAGAATTCTACAAatctaaagtttgttttatcctCAACAATGACATGAGTGAGATGGAGCTGGTCTTTGCAGAAGAGAAATATAATAAATCAGGTCAATTGGATAAG GTTGTAGAACTCATGACAGGTGGAGCTCAAACTCCAGTCACCAATGCGAATAAAATCTTCTATTTAAATTTGCTGGCCCAATATCGGCTGGCCAGTCAAGTGAAAGAGGAGGTGGAACATTTCCTAAAAG GCCTGAATGAATTGGTCCCTGAGAACCTTTTGGCTATTTTTGATGAGAATGAGCTTGAG CTTCTGATGTGTGGGACTGGAGACATCAGTGTGTCTGACTTCAAAGCTCATGCGGTAGTTGTTGGTGGCTCATGGCATTTCAGAGAAAAG GTCATGAGGTGGTTTTGGACTGTGGTTTCCAGTCTGACCCAGGAGGAGCTGGCTCGGCTTCTTCAGTTCACAACAGGCTCCTCTCAGCTACCACCTGGAGGCTTTGCCGCCCTCTGTCCCTCATTTCAGATTATTGCCGCTCCGACCCATAGCACGCTGCCTACTGCACACACATG TTTTAACCAGCTGTGCCTCCCTACATATGACTCCTATGAAGAGGTGCACAGGATGCTGCAGCTGGCCATCAGCGAGGGTTGCGAGGGCTTTGGCATGCTCTGA
- the AREL1 gene encoding apoptosis-resistant E3 ubiquitin protein ligase 1 isoform X3: MFYVIGGITVSVVAFFFTIKFLFELAARVVSFLQNEDRERRGDRTIYDYVRGNYLDPRSCKVSWDWKDPYEVGHSMAFRVHLFYKNGQPFPAHRPVGLRVHISHVELAVEIPVTQEVLQEPNSNVVKVAFTVRKAGRYEITVKLGGLNVAYSPYYKIFQPGMVVPSKTKIVCHFSTLVLTCGQPHTLQIVPRDEYDNPTNNSMSLRDEHNYTLSIHELGPQEEESTGVSFEKSVTSNRQTFQVFLRLTLHSRGCFHACISYQNQPINNGEFDIIVLSEDEKNIVERNVSTSGVSIYFEAYLYNATNCSSTPWHLPPMHMTSSQRRPSTAVDEEDEDSPSECHTPEKVKKPKKVYCYVSPKQFSVKEFYLKIIPWRLYTFRVCPGTKFSYLGPDPVHKLLTLVVDDGIQPPVELSCKERNILAATFIRSLHKNIGGSETFQDKVNFFQRELRQVHMKRPHSKVTLKVSRHALLESSLKATRNFSISDWSKNFEVVFQDEEALDWGGPRREWFELICKALFDTTNQLFTRFSDNNQALVHPNPNRPAHLRLKMYEFAGRLVGKCLYESSLGGAYKQLVRARFTRSFLAQIIGLRMHYKYFETDDPEFYKSKVCFILNNDMSEMELVFAEEKYNKSGQLDKVVELMTGGAQTPVTNANKIFYLNLLAQYRLASQVKEEVEHFLKGLNELVPENLLAIFDENELELLMCGTGDISVSDFKAHAVVVGGSWHFREKGSNPRLFTMCDPSPVLSLPGHEVVLDCGFQSDPGGAGSASSVHNRLLSATTWRLCRPLSLISDYCRSDP; the protein is encoded by the exons TTATTCTATAAGAACGGGCAGCCTTTCCCTGCACATCGGCCTGTGGGACTAAGAGTTCACATCTCTCATGTCGAGCTAGCAGTGGAAATTCCAGTGACCCAGGAAGTCCTTCAGGAGCCCAATTCCAATGTGGTAAAAGTGGCCTTCACTGTGCGCAAGGCTGGGCGTTATGAAATCACAGTGAAGCTTGGTGGATTAAATGTGGCATATAGTCCCTACTACAAAATTTTTCAACCTG GAATGGTGGTTCCTTCTAAGACCAAAATTGTGTGCCACTTTTCTACTCTTGTATTGACCTGTGGGCAGCCGCACACTCTTCAAATAGTACCCCGAGATGAGTATGATAATCCCACCAACAATTCCATGTCCTTGAGAGATGAGCACAATTACACCTTGTCCATTCATGAG CTCGGCCCTCAAGAAGAAGAGAGTACTGGTGTCTCATTTGAGAAGTCAGTGACATCCAACAGGCAGACTTTCCAGGTGTTCTTGCGACTCACCCTGCATTCTCGAGGCTGCTTCCATGCCTGCATTTCATACCAAAATCAGCCAATCAATAATGGCGAATTTGACATTATTGTCCTAAGTG AGGATGAGAAGAATATCGTCGAACGCAATGTGTCCACTTCAGGTGTGAGCATTTACTTTGAGGCCTATCTTTATAATGCTACCAACTGTAGCAGCACTCCATGGCACCTGCCACCCATGCACATGACCTCTTCCCAGCGCCGGCCATCCACTGCTGTTGACGAGGAAGATGAAGACTCGCCCTCTGAGTGCCACACCCCTGAGAAGGTGAAGAAACCGAAGAAGGTGTACTGCTATGTGTCACCAAAG CAATTCTCAGTGAAGGAGTTCTACCTGAAGATCATCCCCTGGCGCCTTTACACCTTCCGAGTGTGTCCAGGAACAAAA TTTTCATACCTTGGTCCTGACCCTGTCCATAAGCTCCTCACACTGGTGGTGGATGATGGCATTCAACCTCCTGTGGAGCTCAGCTGTAAGGAGAGGAACATTCTGGCTGCCACTTTTATCCGCTCCCTGCATAAGAACATAG gaggctctGAGACCTTTCAGGACAAGGTGAACTTTTTCCAGCGAGAGCTTCGGCAGGTCCACATGAAAAGACCACATTCCAAAGTTACCCTGAAGGTCAGCAGGCATGCCTTATTGGAATCG TCTCTGAAAGCCACTCGGAATTTCTCCATCTCAGATTGGAGCAAGAACTTTGAGGTTGTTTTCCAGGATGAAGAAG CTCTGGACTGGGGAGGGCCTCGCCGGGAATGGTTTGAGCTCATCTGCAAAGCGCTGTTTGATACCACCAATCAGCTCTTCACCCGGTTCAGTGACAACAACCAAGCACTA GTGCATCCCAACCCTAATCGCCCCGCTCATCTGCGCCTGAAAATGTATGAGTTTGCCGGACGGCTCGTGGGTAAGTGTCTCTACGAGTCCTCTCTAGGAGGAGCCTACAAGCAGTTGGTTCGAGCTCGCTTCACCCGCTCTTTCCTGGCCCAAATCATAGGACTGCGTATGCATTACAAG TACTTTGAAACAGATGACCCAGAATTCTACAAatctaaagtttgttttatcctCAACAATGACATGAGTGAGATGGAGCTGGTCTTTGCAGAAGAGAAATATAATAAATCAGGTCAATTGGATAAG GTTGTAGAACTCATGACAGGTGGAGCTCAAACTCCAGTCACCAATGCGAATAAAATCTTCTATTTAAATTTGCTGGCCCAATATCGGCTGGCCAGTCAAGTGAAAGAGGAGGTGGAACATTTCCTAAAAG GCCTGAATGAATTGGTCCCTGAGAACCTTTTGGCTATTTTTGATGAGAATGAGCTTGAG CTTCTGATGTGTGGGACTGGAGACATCAGTGTGTCTGACTTCAAAGCTCATGCGGTAGTTGTTGGTGGCTCATGGCATTTCAGAGAAAAG GGATCTAACCCTAGGCTGTTTACCATGTGTGATCCCAGCCCTGTGCTCTCCCTGCCAGGTCATGAGGTGGTTTTGGACTGTGGTTTCCAGTCTGACCCAGGAGGAGCTGGCTCGGCTTCTTCAGTTCACAACAGGCTCCTCTCAGCTACCACCTGGAGGCTTTGCCGCCCTCTGTCCCTCATTTCAGATTATTGCCGCTCCGACCCATAG